One region of Eupeodes corollae chromosome 1, idEupCoro1.1, whole genome shotgun sequence genomic DNA includes:
- the LOC129939646 gene encoding 28S ribosomal protein S18c, mitochondrial isoform X1: protein MLRSGLTFVQKAAGNLKLSTLTRPLYVTPKQHFSTETAQNSDDPIDIPNPFEKEKQKCILCQHDITPNYKNVKLLSQFQSPYTGRIYGRHITGLCNAKQEQVEKAIIHAQNCAMMPYYHKDLDFLKDPKLFDPERPVRPHKY from the exons atgttacgaTCAGGATTAACATTTGTTCAAAAAG CAGCTGGCAATCTAAAATTATCAACCCTAACTCGACCGCTCTACGTAACCCCAAAACAACACTTTTCAACTGAAACTGCCCAGAATTCTGATGATCCCATAGACATCCCAAATccctttgaaaaagaaaaacaaaagtgtATCCTGTGCCAGCATGACATAACTCCCAACTATAAAAATGTCAAGTTACTGTCCCAGTTCCAAAGTCCTTATACAGGTCGAATCTATGGCAGGCACATCACCGGATTGTGCAATGCCAAGCAGGAACAAGTTGAAAAGGCTATAATTCACGCCCAGAACTGTGCAATGATGCCATACTATCACAAGGATCTAGATTTCCTAAAAGACCCAAAGCTCTTCGATCCCGAAAGACCAGTCAGGCCACATAAATACTaa
- the LOC129939645 gene encoding uncharacterized protein LOC129939645 translates to MENTNKEIKTPNNKLRSLGLRRSAQRSTIKKTPLSDVKVSYHSLQNQSSTEVSSPCTPRLSQTIASSTSSKNCLPYRLTLNRGAREKYKKKKLEFAANNLQVELESERPLDLHQEVANKEQILQRHQKHKQKVDELKSVIAIWAEAFKASLEELSSKIEPKMEAEDLIARLGIPPDMIDYT, encoded by the coding sequence atggaaaatactaacaaagaaataaaaactcccAACAATAAATTAAGAAGTTTAGGTTTAAGACGAAGTGCCCAAAGAAGTACAATTAAGAAAACACCACTGAGTGATGTTAAAGTAAGTTATCACTCTCTTCAAAATCAATCTTCAACAGAAGTATCGTCACCTTGTACCCCAAGACTATCGCAAACAATAGCTTCATCTACTAGCTCTAAAAATTGCCTGCCATATCGTCTAACACTGAATCGAGGGGCACGAGAAaagtacaaaaagaaaaagcttgAGTTTGCAGCTAATAATTTACAAGTAGAATTAGAGTCAGAACGTCCATTAGATCTACATCAAGAAGTAGCCAATAAGGAACAAATCCTCCAGCGACATCAAAAGCATAAGCAAAAAGTTGATGAACTGAAAAGTGTGATTGCCATCTGGGCAGAGGCATTTAAAGCATCTTTAGAAGAACTATCATCGAAAATTGAACCAAAAATGGAAGCTGAAGACTTGATAGCTCGCCTGGGTATTCCCCCTGACATGATTGACTACACTTAA
- the LOC129954262 gene encoding probable cytochrome P450 304a1, with product MITSILLVALTISLLFISYSYGIKRPKGVPPGPPRLPVFGSYLFLMLAGGKWLHKGALWLSKLYKSDIISIYIGNHIAYAVHNAEGVKEILNNQAFDGRADLFITRMRDPNLLRKGIFFQDGPVWKEQRRFILRYLRDFGFGRRFQTLEEVIHEEISDLIDLIRNGPKFEHEKSISRKGQLLCPLAFSPCTASSILHVMFNERFSRSNQSSLVKLGYYGMVLQRKADHYGKILSVIPWIRHLFPEKSSYRPMLESNRFLYKFFEDLIQKYSKTFDENHERNFVDLYLKEMKKEQMEGNIETSYSYDQFVLSMVDFSFPAFTAIGTQMSLIFQWLLMKPEVLKKVQQEIDEFVGSGRLPCLDDRKNLHYTEATIREGLRMETLVPSDVFHVALYDTEFMGYNVEKGTIMIPNLYAYHSDKRVWEDPECFRPERFLDKDGKLCLKKDVSFPFGAGKRLCAGETFARNMLFLLLSAICQNFNVVLGPGEPLPDMSKNVTGLIITTPDFWVNLEKR from the exons ATGATTACTTCAATTCTTTTGGTCGCGTTGACAATCTCACTTTTGTTCATTTCTTATTCTTATGGAATCAAAAGGCCTAAGGGAGTTCCACCTG GACCTCCAAGGCTGCCAGTATTTGGAAGTTATCTGTTTTTAATGCTAGCTGGTGGAAAATGGCTTCACAAAGGTGCACTCTGGCTTAGCAAACTTTACAAATCGGATATAATAAGCATTTACATTGGAAATCACATAGCTTATGCTGTTCATAATGCTGAAGGAGTAAAAGAGATACTGAATAACCAAGCTTTTGATGGAAGGGCGGATCTGTTCATAACTCGGATGAGAGATCCAAATCTTTTAAGAAAGG gaATCTTCTTCCAGGATGGACCTGTGTGGAAAGAACAGCGTCGCTTCATTCTGCGTTACCTGCGAGATTTTGGATTTGGGCGACGTTTTCAAACTTTGGAGGAGGTTATTCACGAAGAGATCTCGGATTTAATAGATTTGATTCGAAATGGACCAAAATTTGAACATGAAAAATCCATCTCTCGCAAAGGACAGTTACTTTGCCCGTTGGCATTTAGTCCTTGTACTGCAAGTTCTATTTTACATGTCATGTTCAATGAAAGGTTTTCACGGTCTAACCAAAGTTCTCTAGTGAAGCTAGGATATTATGGAATGGTATTACAGCGAAAAGCCGATCATTATGGAAAAATTCTAAGCGTCATTCCATGGATTAGGCACTTATTTCCCGAGAAAAGTTCCTATCGTCCCATGCTGGAATCGAACAGATTTTTGTACAAGTTCTTTGAGGActtgatacaaaaatatagcAAAACTTTTGATGAGAATCATGAAAGAAACTTTGTGGATTTATAtctaaaagaaatgaaaaaagaacaaatggaGGGAAATATTGAAACTTCTTATTCAT atgatcaatttgttttaaGCATGGTTGACTTTTCATTTCCTGCATTTACTGCAATTGGAACGCAAATGTCACTTATTTTCCAGTGGCTTCTCATGAAACCGGAAGTGCTGAAAAAGGTTCAACAGGAAATCGATGAGTTTGTTGGAAGTGGAAGATTACCATGTTTAGATGATCGGAAAAATCTCCATTATACCGAAGCAACCATAAGAGAGGGATTAAGAATGGAGACTCTGGTGCCATCTGATGTCTTTCATGTTGCACTTTATGATACTGAGTTTATGGGATATAATGTTGAAAAG gGTACTATTATGATTCCCAATTTATACGCCTACCATAGTGATAAAAGAGTTTGGGAAGATCCTGAGTGCTTTAGacctgaaagatttttagataaaGATGGAAAATTATGTCTTAAGAAGGATGTTTCATTTCCCTTTGGTGCCG GAAAACGACTTTGTGCTGGTGAAACATTTGCACGGAATATGCTCTTCCTACTTCTATCAGCTATTTGTCAAAACTTCAATGTCGTTCTTGGTCCTGGAGAGCCACTACCAGATATGTCAAAGAATGTTACAGGTTTAATTATAACAACTCCTGATTTTTGGGTCAACTTAGAGAAGCGATAA
- the LOC129939646 gene encoding 28S ribosomal protein S18c, mitochondrial isoform X2, producing MLRSGLTFVQKAGNLKLSTLTRPLYVTPKQHFSTETAQNSDDPIDIPNPFEKEKQKCILCQHDITPNYKNVKLLSQFQSPYTGRIYGRHITGLCNAKQEQVEKAIIHAQNCAMMPYYHKDLDFLKDPKLFDPERPVRPHKY from the exons atgttacgaTCAGGATTAACATTTGTTCAAAAAG CTGGCAATCTAAAATTATCAACCCTAACTCGACCGCTCTACGTAACCCCAAAACAACACTTTTCAACTGAAACTGCCCAGAATTCTGATGATCCCATAGACATCCCAAATccctttgaaaaagaaaaacaaaagtgtATCCTGTGCCAGCATGACATAACTCCCAACTATAAAAATGTCAAGTTACTGTCCCAGTTCCAAAGTCCTTATACAGGTCGAATCTATGGCAGGCACATCACCGGATTGTGCAATGCCAAGCAGGAACAAGTTGAAAAGGCTATAATTCACGCCCAGAACTGTGCAATGATGCCATACTATCACAAGGATCTAGATTTCCTAAAAGACCCAAAGCTCTTCGATCCCGAAAGACCAGTCAGGCCACATAAATACTaa